The following proteins are co-located in the Roseiconus lacunae genome:
- a CDS encoding MazG nucleotide pyrophosphohydrolase domain-containing protein, whose translation MNQPNELSIADLQRHIRQMYYDKDVARGVEGTFMWLMEEVGELSSALRGNDRENLAEEFADVIAWLATIANVADIDLNAALTAKYGSGCPGCSKLVCECPDSEKP comes from the coding sequence ATGAATCAACCAAACGAGCTTTCGATCGCAGACCTCCAGCGTCACATCCGCCAAATGTACTACGACAAAGACGTCGCGCGTGGGGTGGAAGGCACCTTCATGTGGCTGATGGAAGAAGTCGGAGAATTGTCGTCCGCCTTGAGGGGAAACGACCGCGAGAATCTGGCCGAGGAATTCGCCGATGTAATTGCTTGGCTGGCCACCATCGCCAACGTCGCCGACATCGATTTGAACGCCGCGTTAACGGCGAAATACGGCAGCGGGTGCCCCGGTTGTTCCAAGCTGGTTTGCGAGTGCCCCGATTCGGAGAAACCATGA